One segment of Spiroplasma cantharicola DNA contains the following:
- a CDS encoding PTS transporter subunit EIIC, translating to MKLFKKETWKVFGTKTTSKISNLSRAIVFPIAILPIAGILLGIGGGFLAAAQTHGWGIGWVNFFQVIKTIGNVVFSCLGILFASSIAFGFAKKSKGVAAVSAMIAFMTMTVTVSALFLPHLNQNKELIVGFDPWKITGDSKLVEIGKNKGMLSSVMGINPTMDLSVLGGIIVGSLTAIVHNKTYNIKVPRMLSFFGGEKFVPIATFFMGIALGVVIFFVWPIMMIALFQIGSGLGTWMNVGSKEEYARTSGSIAAYFFGVFEQLLIPTGLHHVFYTPFWFTSVGGTWYAPEISDGVITGWNLTQGAYTIFFEQMNWIGRSFELSEEAYQSILDNNMTSYLDIIYKSGDVWNISFNHFTTEVGTGFMSGRFAVYNYGLPAAGLAMIFLAKPENKKEVTGILGSAIVTSMATGIIEPLIFSFIFVAPLLFGVHALIGGLSYLFAYLLNIQAGNGFTAGMIDYVFFGLIPGYSSGVDIIGKSEITIFGMFAGRNGSLWIMIYGLLIIAPAYFFSFWSLIKFKDLKTPGRNSQEEDIALQKTEQSLNKTKNSKDIVYTIEQTNKIINGLGGQENILEVNNCASRLRIKVKDSRLINEDILNQTGNMGIIKKGENIQIIYGPQVSNISLNVKEKLGR from the coding sequence ATGAAATTATTTAAAAAAGAAACTTGAAAAGTTTTTGGTACAAAAACAACAAGCAAAATTTCAAACTTATCAAGAGCAATTGTTTTTCCAATAGCAATATTGCCAATTGCAGGTATATTGCTTGGAATTGGTGGTGGGTTTTTAGCAGCAGCTCAAACTCATGGATGAGGAATTGGTTGAGTTAACTTTTTTCAAGTAATAAAGACAATAGGAAATGTTGTATTTTCCTGTTTGGGAATTTTATTTGCATCATCTATAGCTTTTGGTTTTGCAAAAAAATCAAAAGGTGTTGCTGCTGTATCAGCTATGATTGCATTTATGACAATGACAGTTACAGTATCTGCTCTATTTTTACCGCATCTGAATCAAAATAAAGAATTAATTGTTGGTTTTGATCCTTGAAAAATAACAGGTGATTCTAAATTGGTTGAGATAGGAAAAAACAAAGGTATGTTATCAAGTGTTATGGGTATTAATCCAACAATGGATCTTTCTGTTCTTGGAGGAATAATTGTAGGTTCACTAACAGCAATTGTACATAATAAAACTTATAATATAAAAGTTCCTAGAATGTTATCATTTTTTGGTGGAGAAAAATTTGTTCCGATAGCTACTTTTTTTATGGGAATAGCTTTAGGAGTTGTTATTTTCTTTGTATGACCAATTATGATGATAGCTTTATTTCAAATTGGTTCAGGTTTAGGGACTTGAATGAATGTTGGAAGTAAGGAAGAGTATGCAAGAACATCAGGTTCAATTGCTGCATATTTTTTTGGAGTATTTGAACAATTGTTAATTCCTACAGGATTACATCACGTGTTTTATACACCATTTTGGTTTACCTCAGTTGGAGGTACTTGATATGCACCTGAAATATCTGATGGAGTTATAACAGGTTGAAATTTAACTCAAGGAGCATATACAATTTTTTTTGAACAAATGAATTGAATTGGTCGAAGTTTTGAATTATCAGAAGAAGCTTATCAAAGTATTTTAGATAATAATATGACAAGTTATTTAGATATTATTTATAAAAGTGGAGATGTTTGAAATATTTCATTCAATCATTTTACTACAGAGGTAGGAACTGGATTTATGAGTGGAAGATTTGCAGTTTATAACTATGGTCTTCCTGCAGCTGGATTGGCTATGATATTTTTAGCAAAACCAGAAAATAAAAAAGAAGTTACAGGTATTTTGGGATCAGCAATAGTTACATCTATGGCTACAGGAATTATTGAACCATTAATATTTTCTTTCATTTTTGTAGCTCCTTTATTATTTGGTGTTCATGCTTTAATAGGAGGACTTAGTTATTTATTTGCTTATTTATTAAATATTCAAGCAGGTAATGGATTTACAGCTGGAATGATTGATTATGTTTTCTTTGGTTTAATTCCGGGGTATTCAAGTGGAGTTGATATAATTGGAAAAAGTGAAATAACTATATTTGGAATGTTTGCAGGAAGAAATGGCTCATTGTGAATAATGATTTATGGTTTATTAATAATTGCTCCTGCGTATTTCTTTTCATTTTGATCATTAATCAAATTTAAAGATCTTAAAACTCCAGGAAGAAATTCTCAAGAAGAAGATATAGCACTTCAAAAAACTGAGCAATCCTTAAATAAGACTAAAAATAGTAAAGATATAGTTTATACAATTGAACAGACAAATAAAATAATTAATGGACTTGGTGGACAAGAAAATATATTAGAAGTTAATAATTGTGCGTCAAGATTAAGAATTAAAGTCAAAGACTCTCGATTAATAAATGAAGATATTTTAAATCAAACGGGAAATATGGGAATAATAAAAAAGGGTGAAAACATTCAAATAATTTATGGCCCTCAAGTTTCAAATATTTCATTAAATGTAAAAGAGAAATTAGGTAGATAA
- a CDS encoding MurR/RpiR family transcriptional regulator encodes MELTSTEKLILLKIENDIETFTNKSISELSKLYYASDASILRLVKKLDYKSLKEMQIEFGSKLKISNMINNFKEDSLFETNTNIDETISSITALSLYSIFRTEENLDKKAVEKFVNIILESSSISIFGIGNSKNSASFLNNQLQRIGILSSLQDSVHGFLMQTGFLKNKNISIIISNTLKTKEIKFILNFLKNNNIPYLLITSNKNNSENEFIKFARCTIEYSINSKEKYSFPMISSFYSQIFIINIIFNRLIQKTKDFKSKIEMGNEMTLKWNKS; translated from the coding sequence ATGGAACTAACAAGTACTGAAAAACTAATTCTATTGAAAATTGAAAATGATATTGAAACTTTTACAAATAAATCTATTTCAGAATTAAGTAAATTGTATTATGCATCTGACGCCTCAATTCTAAGATTGGTAAAAAAACTTGATTATAAATCACTAAAAGAAATGCAAATTGAGTTTGGAAGTAAATTAAAAATTAGCAATATGATAAACAATTTTAAGGAGGACTCATTATTTGAAACAAATACTAATATCGACGAAACTATCTCTAGCATAACAGCCTTAAGTCTTTATTCAATATTTAGAACTGAAGAAAATTTAGATAAAAAAGCTGTTGAAAAATTTGTAAATATAATTTTAGAAAGTTCAAGTATTTCAATTTTTGGAATTGGAAATTCAAAAAACTCAGCATCATTTTTAAATAATCAGTTACAAAGAATAGGAATTTTATCAAGTTTACAAGATTCTGTTCATGGGTTTTTAATGCAAACTGGGTTTTTGAAAAATAAAAATATATCTATAATAATTTCAAATACATTAAAAACAAAGGAAATTAAATTTATATTAAACTTCTTAAAAAATAATAATATTCCTTACCTATTAATAACCTCAAATAAAAATAACAGTGAAAATGAATTTATAAAATTTGCAAGGTGCACTATTGAATATTCTATTAACTCAAAGGAGAAATATTCGTTTCCAATGATAAGTTCTTTTTATTCGCAAATATTTATAATAAATATAATTTTTAATAGATTAATTCAAAAGACAAAGGACTTTAAAAGTAAGATTGAGATGGGTAACGAAATGACTCTTAAGTGAAATAAATCTTAA
- a CDS encoding PTS lactose/cellobiose transporter subunit IIA, translated as MNEKIINVSMELIATAGTAKSMALSAITIAQKKNKKKALEMLSEAKLELNKVHNIHGDLIAQEAGGEKLDISLLFVHSQDHLTSAIIIIDLAEHLINLYTN; from the coding sequence ATGAATGAAAAAATTATAAATGTTAGTATGGAGTTAATAGCAACAGCTGGAACTGCAAAATCAATGGCTTTATCTGCAATAACAATTGCTCAAAAGAAAAATAAAAAGAAAGCTTTGGAAATGCTTTCAGAAGCAAAATTAGAATTAAATAAAGTACATAATATTCATGGTGACTTAATTGCACAGGAAGCTGGTGGTGAAAAACTGGATATATCTTTACTTTTTGTCCATTCACAAGATCATTTAACAAGTGCTATTATTATTATCGATTTGGCCGAACACTTGATTAATTTATATACCAATTAA
- a CDS encoding MurR/RpiR family transcriptional regulator — protein MSNVITKLKKIRINNESDANIANFVIDNIKIMDNIDIRDLAKKINHSTSSVTRFIKRLGYSSFNEFKYEVKNYINSVLVDSKYQNNENKELSLIIKSEISYINEILEKNNIIWTKDKKIDQVIEKINLSKQIFIFAMGGTYSVAYDFCLKLQRLGFNVNVSNDSVIQETLLSANSTKKDCLFIIFSLSGETKQLVYVAEKINEKKMFLISFTGLEENKIKKLSNLNLSIFNNDNHFKSLIKGNRISFIFLIDILIQLLINLNSEKNYKSVLITTK, from the coding sequence ATGTCAAATGTAATAACAAAATTAAAGAAAATAAGAATTAATAATGAATCTGATGCAAATATTGCAAATTTTGTTATTGATAATATTAAAATTATGGATAATATTGATATTAGAGATTTGGCAAAAAAAATAAATCATTCTACCAGTAGTGTTACTAGATTTATTAAAAGATTAGGTTATAGTTCATTCAATGAATTTAAATATGAGGTCAAAAATTATATAAATAGTGTCTTAGTTGATTCAAAATATCAAAATAATGAAAATAAAGAATTAAGCTTAATAATAAAAAGTGAGATTTCATATATAAATGAAATCTTAGAAAAAAATAATATAATTTGAACTAAAGATAAAAAAATTGATCAAGTAATTGAAAAAATAAATTTATCTAAGCAAATATTTATTTTTGCAATGGGTGGAACATATTCTGTGGCCTATGATTTTTGTTTAAAATTACAAAGATTAGGTTTTAATGTTAATGTTTCAAATGATTCTGTAATACAAGAAACTCTTTTAAGTGCAAATTCCACAAAAAAAGATTGCTTATTTATTATTTTCTCACTATCAGGTGAAACAAAACAATTAGTTTATGTTGCAGAAAAAATAAATGAGAAAAAAATGTTTTTAATATCTTTCACAGGTCTTGAAGAAAATAAGATTAAAAAACTATCAAACCTAAATCTATCTATATTTAACAATGATAATCATTTTAAGTCACTTATAAAAGGAAATAGAATATCTTTTATTTTTCTTATTGATATTTTAATTCAATTACTTATAAATTTAAATAGCGAAAAAAATTACAAATCAGTTTTAATTACTACAAAATAG
- a CDS encoding FGGY family carbohydrate kinase — protein sequence MIKIFIDLGTTNIKIEAYDNKKIVDKISVLNKKIYFDEENNFSAEKLFNFLKEYLINLNIKFNKNLFVIFSSAMHTLIFLDENYNQIGKGHSLLEKIDFTLKNEEKNYFRKINKLVNSEFLPVYKIKNYKGINYDSITTLKSFILYKFTDENVIEISDAVGLGVINSRSKNYSKTILKNINVSESIFPKLLLERKVFNCSLNNFELQIDLGISDGASAAIGSVSEENNISLSLGTTLGIRYVSQKYVEISHDFDYCFPIYNNKWIYGISSSNGANNIELIAKKMRLTLDDLNEVDFSRAKLIDKQIFFYKERFDQNILNIEEVEFNIDLLYTYIIQMINRIKEYKKIIDSKKKSNSKIIATGGLFKNRQIIELFEKEFNSDIIISTVKNLSITGLKKISHSW from the coding sequence ATGATAAAAATTTTTATTGATCTAGGAACCACAAATATTAAAATTGAAGCTTATGATAATAAAAAAATAGTTGATAAAATTTCAGTTCTTAATAAAAAAATATATTTTGATGAAGAAAATAATTTTTCTGCAGAAAAATTATTTAACTTTTTAAAAGAATATCTTATTAATTTAAATATTAAATTTAATAAAAATTTATTTGTCATTTTTTCATCAGCAATGCATACATTAATTTTTTTGGATGAGAATTACAATCAAATTGGAAAAGGGCATTCACTTTTAGAAAAAATAGATTTTACTTTAAAAAATGAAGAAAAAAATTACTTTAGAAAAATTAACAAATTAGTTAACTCTGAATTTTTACCTGTCTATAAAATTAAAAACTATAAAGGAATTAATTATGATTCTATAACAACTTTAAAAAGTTTTATTCTATATAAATTTACTGATGAGAATGTAATTGAAATATCAGATGCAGTGGGCTTAGGGGTAATTAATTCTAGAAGTAAGAATTATAGTAAAACAATTTTAAAAAATATAAATGTAAGTGAAAGTATTTTTCCAAAGTTACTCTTAGAAAGAAAAGTATTTAACTGCAGTCTAAACAATTTTGAATTACAAATAGATTTAGGTATTTCTGATGGAGCATCTGCTGCTATTGGTTCAGTTTCTGAAGAAAATAATATTTCTTTATCTCTAGGAACAACTCTTGGTATAAGATATGTTTCACAGAAATACGTTGAAATATCTCATGATTTTGATTATTGTTTTCCAATATACAATAATAAGTGAATATATGGAATTTCATCGTCAAATGGTGCAAATAATATTGAATTAATTGCAAAAAAAATGAGGTTGACATTAGATGATTTAAATGAAGTTGACTTTTCAAGAGCAAAATTAATTGATAAACAAATTTTTTTCTATAAAGAAAGATTTGATCAAAATATTTTAAATATTGAAGAAGTAGAATTTAATATTGATTTGTTATATACCTATATCATTCAAATGATTAATAGAATTAAAGAATATAAAAAAATAATTGATTCCAAAAAAAAGAGCAACTCTAAAATTATTGCAACAGGTGGCTTATTTAAAAATAGACAAATAATTGAACTTTTTGAAAAGGAATTTAATAGTGATATAATAATCTCAACAGTTAAAAATTTATCAATAACCGGATTAAAAAAAATTTCCCACAGTTGATAA
- a CDS encoding MupG family TIM beta-alpha barrel fold protein, whose product MNNLKNKLGISIYPETLEENEIIAYLDLANKYSFDLLFINFIGVIEKKDKKLFEKYKKTITEAKKRNYFVTIDVNKSTFDSVKINYKNPDLKYFFDLGVDCLRLDDQFNGFFEANLTFNSYNIKIELNPSTFNDHIDNILSYGANKQNLQALHNFYPQKYSGLDYELFKKFNSKIKVKGIKVGAFVTITEHESVGPWDVSENLPTLEIHRFLEIGMQVNHLLSNDYASYIYISTQCANKNDFESILKHFDFKKHLKINLNENVTSEEKEIMSFENHFIRGDLSQNILRSTITRVEFKELSIKPRKFNGDIIPIGSIVIPNNLYNRYKGELQIVKKEIKNDGLRNVVGYLENEYLFLLEEIQPWSYFKLIF is encoded by the coding sequence ATGAATAATTTAAAAAATAAATTGGGAATTTCAATTTATCCAGAGACACTCGAAGAGAATGAAATAATTGCTTATTTGGATCTTGCAAATAAATATTCTTTTGATTTATTATTTATAAATTTTATTGGAGTAATTGAAAAAAAAGATAAAAAACTTTTTGAAAAATATAAAAAAACAATCACAGAAGCAAAAAAAAGAAATTATTTTGTAACAATAGATGTCAATAAGTCAACATTTGATTCTGTTAAAATAAATTATAAAAATCCAGATTTAAAATATTTTTTTGATTTAGGTGTTGATTGTCTAAGGTTAGATGACCAGTTTAATGGTTTTTTTGAAGCTAATTTAACATTCAATTCTTACAATATAAAAATTGAATTAAATCCTTCCACATTTAATGACCACATTGATAATATATTAAGTTATGGTGCAAATAAACAAAATTTACAAGCTCTTCATAATTTTTATCCACAAAAATATTCAGGTTTAGACTATGAACTATTTAAGAAATTTAATTCCAAAATAAAAGTAAAGGGTATTAAAGTAGGTGCTTTTGTTACAATAACAGAACACGAAAGTGTAGGCCCTTGAGATGTTAGTGAAAATTTACCAACTCTTGAAATTCATAGATTTTTGGAAATTGGAATGCAAGTAAATCATTTACTTTCAAATGATTATGCAAGTTATATTTATATTTCAACACAATGTGCAAATAAAAATGATTTTGAATCAATATTAAAACATTTTGATTTTAAAAAACATCTAAAAATTAATCTAAATGAAAATGTTACAAGTGAGGAGAAAGAAATAATGTCTTTTGAAAATCATTTCATAAGAGGGGATCTTTCTCAAAATATTTTAAGAAGTACTATCACAAGAGTTGAATTTAAAGAGTTAAGTATAAAGCCAAGAAAATTTAATGGAGATATTATACCAATTGGTTCAATAGTTATTCCAAATAATTTATACAATAGATATAAAGGTGAATTACAAATTGTAAAAAAGGAAATTAAGAACGATGGCTTAAGAAATGTAGTTGGTTACTTAGAAAATGAATATTTATTTCTTCTTGAAGAAATACAACCTTGAAGTTATTTTAAGTTGATTTTTTAA
- the dagF gene encoding 2-dehydro-3-deoxy-phosphogluconate aldolase codes for MNKKKISFYKNRVCLNVLAKDLKNAKEIIEATEGNVVVGILSKNFPNDKTAYDEMTKWKKETNNKISIGLGAGDPNQSYMVARLSKKVKPAHANQVFTGVGLTVNDFEKNDTFINCLVSPTGKPGYVKINTGPLSSSIKNEDAIVEVNTAIQIIKDMGGDSIKFFPMNGMSTLEEYKIVARACARNNFSLEPTGGIDLENFEEIIKVALDEKVPLIIPHVYNSIIDKQSGETSIEKVKQLYKIIRGMFYE; via the coding sequence ATGAATAAGAAAAAAATTAGTTTTTATAAAAATAGAGTTTGTTTAAATGTATTAGCAAAAGATTTAAAAAATGCAAAGGAAATTATTGAAGCTACTGAGGGAAATGTTGTGGTTGGAATTTTATCAAAAAACTTTCCAAATGATAAGACCGCATATGATGAAATGACTAAATGAAAAAAAGAAACGAATAATAAAATTAGTATTGGCTTAGGAGCAGGTGATCCAAACCAATCTTACATGGTAGCTAGACTATCAAAAAAAGTAAAGCCTGCTCATGCAAATCAAGTATTTACCGGTGTGGGATTAACAGTTAATGATTTTGAAAAAAATGACACTTTCATAAATTGCTTAGTTTCACCAACTGGAAAGCCTGGATATGTAAAAATAAATACTGGTCCTTTAAGTTCATCAATAAAAAATGAAGATGCAATTGTGGAGGTGAATACTGCAATACAAATTATAAAAGATATGGGAGGAGATTCAATAAAGTTTTTTCCAATGAATGGCATGTCTACTCTGGAAGAATATAAAATAGTGGCAAGAGCTTGTGCAAGGAATAATTTCTCATTAGAACCAACTGGTGGAATTGATTTAGAAAACTTTGAAGAAATAATTAAAGTTGCTCTTGATGAAAAAGTACCGTTAATTATTCCACATGTTTACAATTCAATTATAGATAAGCAAAGTGGAGAAACAAGTATAGAAAAAGTAAAGCAACTATATAAAATAATTAGAGGTATGTTTTATGAATAA
- a CDS encoding PLP-dependent aminotransferase family protein gives MTKKFKKVINADGRMTILGVSKFNSNVAQAMEYAGNNFFIMSEFKEIVYDKIKKIIKSENVCVVNSASAGITLSACASIYKDKIYDVNKIIPDKKEIILAKGHNIDFGAPIESLLNLVNAKIMEAGYSNKCSIEDYKYYFNKNTAALLYVVSHHCVQKNMASLDEVIKLCKENNIVLIVDCAAEEDIWKYSNKDIDVVIFSGSKAIEGPTSGFVFGKNKIIIENIKKHQDIIGRTMKIGKENIFGLLSALENYKINKNNNFDEYLKIFSLNKNILCKKDIDTRGIERIRFEIVNKKNSAKELANYLKECDIAIYLRDYFAFQGYLDIDIRNINIEEAKIINKYITLFFEGR, from the coding sequence ATGACGAAAAAATTTAAAAAAGTAATAAATGCAGATGGAAGAATGACTATTTTGGGAGTATCTAAATTTAATTCAAATGTGGCTCAAGCTATGGAATATGCTGGCAATAATTTTTTTATTATGTCGGAATTCAAAGAAATTGTATATGATAAAATAAAAAAAATAATTAAAAGCGAAAATGTTTGTGTTGTTAATTCGGCATCTGCAGGTATAACTCTATCTGCTTGTGCATCAATTTATAAAGATAAGATCTATGATGTTAATAAAATTATTCCTGATAAAAAGGAAATAATTTTAGCAAAAGGACATAATATTGATTTCGGAGCACCAATTGAATCACTTTTAAATTTAGTAAATGCTAAAATTATGGAAGCAGGATATTCAAATAAATGCTCTATTGAAGACTATAAGTATTATTTCAATAAAAATACTGCAGCACTACTCTATGTAGTTTCTCATCATTGTGTTCAAAAGAATATGGCTTCACTTGATGAAGTTATAAAATTGTGTAAAGAAAATAATATTGTTCTAATAGTTGATTGTGCTGCTGAAGAAGATATTTGAAAGTATTCAAATAAGGATATTGATGTTGTTATTTTTTCAGGATCAAAAGCAATTGAAGGTCCAACATCAGGTTTTGTCTTTGGTAAAAACAAAATAATAATTGAAAATATAAAAAAACATCAAGACATTATTGGAAGAACAATGAAAATTGGAAAAGAAAATATTTTTGGTTTGTTGAGCGCTTTAGAAAATTATAAAATTAATAAAAATAATAATTTTGACGAATATTTAAAAATATTTAGTCTAAATAAAAATATATTATGTAAAAAAGATATTGATACAAGAGGTATTGAAAGAATACGTTTTGAAATAGTAAATAAAAAAAATAGTGCAAAAGAATTAGCAAACTATTTAAAAGAATGTGATATTGCAATTTATCTTAGAGATTATTTTGCATTTCAAGGTTATTTGGATATTGACATTAGAAATATAAATATTGAAGAGGCAAAAATAATAAATAAATATATAACATTATTTTTCGAAGGGAGATAA
- a CDS encoding amidohydrolase family protein encodes MLKILNIKDINNNLINIYIWKSLIYLKKPKNIKEDDFKQIEFEKDIYVSYGWIDSHVHCDNQNKLYGSILDEIGYKNGVTTVIDAGSVGINSIERMWNINKQYITNLKILLNISKKGIYKQSELSNLKDIQFDYDKKFDNFVVGYKARMSNSVTLQTGLEPLKIFADTRKEKKIRKPIMVHIGNEPPKFLDIIKLLKKGDIITHIYNYKNNSLFNKDFTKTQDLEKAIDKKILFDVGHGNESFIFECAKESYRNNFIPDIISTDIYETNIKNKKVKSLSVTMNKFRKLGMEWKDILDRVIKNPYNFFNLRKMGEIKNGYIANLTFFKIKKNKNIEIDSKENILELEEQIVPLAVIVNGKFYEVQNNDEKI; translated from the coding sequence ATGTTGAAAATTCTAAATATAAAAGATATCAACAATAATTTAATAAATATTTATATTTGAAAGAGTTTAATTTATTTAAAAAAACCAAAAAATATTAAAGAAGATGATTTTAAGCAAATAGAATTTGAAAAAGATATTTATGTTAGTTATGGTTGAATAGATAGTCATGTTCATTGTGATAATCAAAATAAATTATATGGATCTATTCTTGATGAGATAGGATATAAAAATGGTGTAACAACTGTAATAGATGCAGGTAGTGTGGGTATCAATAGTATTGAGAGAATGTGAAATATCAATAAACAATATATTACAAATTTAAAAATACTTTTAAATATCTCAAAAAAAGGAATCTATAAGCAATCGGAATTATCAAATTTAAAAGATATTCAATTTGATTATGATAAAAAGTTTGATAATTTTGTTGTAGGCTATAAAGCTAGAATGAGTAACTCTGTTACACTTCAGACTGGTTTAGAACCTTTAAAAATATTTGCTGATACTAGAAAAGAAAAAAAAATAAGAAAACCAATTATGGTACATATAGGAAATGAACCACCTAAGTTTTTGGATATAATAAAATTATTAAAAAAGGGAGATATAATCACACATATTTATAATTACAAAAACAATTCTCTTTTCAATAAGGATTTTACAAAAACCCAAGACTTAGAAAAGGCAATAGATAAAAAAATATTATTTGATGTGGGACATGGTAATGAGAGTTTCATTTTTGAATGTGCTAAAGAATCTTACAGAAATAATTTTATTCCAGATATTATTAGTACTGATATATACGAAACAAATATTAAAAATAAGAAAGTAAAATCACTTTCAGTAACAATGAATAAATTTAGAAAACTTGGAATGGAATGAAAAGATATTTTAGATAGAGTTATTAAAAATCCATATAATTTTTTTAATCTAAGGAAAATGGGAGAAATTAAAAATGGTTATATTGCAAATTTAACTTTTTTTAAAATTAAAAAAAATAAAAATATTGAAATTGATTCAAAAGAAAACATTCTAGAATTAGAAGAACAAATAGTTCCTCTTGCAGTTATTGTAAATGGAAAGTTTTATGAGGTACAAAATAATGACGAAAAAATTTAA
- a CDS encoding PTS sugar transporter subunit IIC: MSPKGKDSKEDSKFKIWMNNKLIPFFGKISTQRHLLGIRNGIMAALPFILVGSVFLIISSIPIGTGDGQLLSTLFPPELKVAFDLINRFTFGIMALYMAIGIGSELARLSRLSSTQGAVIGAMGYIMWILPLSLNVSVLSEQESAQLAELLDKTGISFSILKGGLWINIKDLGGSTAFVAIVSSTICVEIYRVCLKYRITIRLPKQVPDAVSNSFSALVPIFFGALIIGFIRYIVGFDLANFLKDALAPMGNFLVSNLLGALIIIFLIVFLWWFGIHGGSLVQSITRPFWIIALEENQEAFKNGEKVPNYFIEPFFQWFAQVGGAGNTLGLVIVGSIISKSATLKSMSRTSLVPGIFNINEPILFGLPILLNPFMWIPFVLGPVVSATIGYLLQITFGIHWVTMAPWTMPGPFGAFFASGNQWQASIAALIVLASAIVIWFPFTLAYDRFLLKKEKIDSESGVL; encoded by the coding sequence ATGAGTCCAAAAGGTAAAGATTCAAAAGAAGATTCAAAATTCAAAATATGAATGAATAATAAATTAATACCATTTTTTGGAAAGATTAGTACTCAAAGACATTTATTAGGTATAAGAAACGGGATAATGGCAGCATTACCATTTATATTAGTTGGAAGTGTTTTTTTAATTATCTCAAGTATTCCAATAGGAACTGGAGATGGACAATTATTATCAACTCTTTTTCCACCCGAGTTAAAAGTGGCTTTTGATCTTATTAATAGATTTACATTTGGTATTATGGCATTGTATATGGCAATTGGAATTGGTTCAGAACTTGCCAGACTAAGTAGATTAAGTTCAACTCAAGGAGCTGTTATTGGTGCAATGGGGTATATAATGTGAATACTGCCATTATCATTAAATGTTAGTGTTTTGTCTGAACAAGAATCTGCACAATTAGCAGAATTACTTGATAAAACAGGAATATCTTTTAGTATTTTAAAAGGTGGATTGTGAATTAATATAAAGGATTTAGGAGGTTCAACAGCTTTTGTTGCTATTGTTTCTTCTACAATTTGTGTAGAAATTTATAGAGTTTGTCTTAAGTATCGAATAACTATTAGATTACCAAAACAAGTTCCTGATGCTGTAAGTAATTCCTTTTCAGCCTTAGTTCCAATTTTCTTTGGTGCTCTAATTATAGGATTTATTAGATATATTGTAGGATTTGATTTGGCAAATTTCTTAAAAGATGCTTTAGCACCAATGGGGAATTTCTTAGTAAGTAATTTATTAGGAGCTTTAATTATTATATTTTTAATTGTATTTCTATGATGATTTGGAATTCATGGTGGTTCATTAGTTCAATCAATTACAAGACCTTTTTGAATTATTGCTCTTGAAGAAAATCAAGAGGCCTTCAAAAATGGTGAAAAGGTTCCAAACTATTTTATAGAACCATTCTTTCAATGATTTGCTCAGGTAGGTGGAGCTGGAAATACATTAGGTCTTGTGATAGTAGGTTCAATAATTTCTAAATCAGCAACTTTAAAATCTATGTCTAGAACAAGTCTGGTACCAGGAATATTTAATATTAACGAACCAATATTATTTGGATTGCCAATATTATTAAATCCTTTTATGTGGATTCCATTTGTATTGGGTCCAGTTGTATCTGCAACAATAGGATATCTATTGCAAATTACATTTGGTATTCATTGAGTTACAATGGCACCTTGAACAATGCCAGGTCCCTTTGGAGCATTCTTTGCAAGTGGTAATCAATGACAAGCGTCCATTGCTGCATTAATTGTCTTAGCTTCAGCTATTGTAATTTGATTCCCATTTACATTAGCTTATGATAGATTTTTATTGAAAAAGGAAAAAATAGATAGTGAGTCAGGTGTTTTATAG